The sequence CCTCAAGTATCAAGTTTAAAGTGCACGAGAAAAAGCTCAAGAAATTAAGcatcatttggtaaccatttggttttaaaaaattaaaacatattttctctcattttcttaggATGGTTCTCATCTTTCTTAAGAAAAAAGAGTTGAGTTCTTAGCtgaattccaaaaacaaaaacaagttttagaaaattacttctttttagttttaaattaagcCCATTACTGTTGCttgacttggtttttgaaaCATTGGTAGAAATTAGAcaacaaagtaagaaatttggaggatgaacgatgtttataagtttaattttaaaaaaactaaaaaccaaaaacaaaaaactaaagccttgtttgataaccatttggttttatttttattttttttaaataagcttataaacactccTTCCACCACTACATTTCTTACTTTGTTATCGattttttaccaatgttttcaaaaacccaaaatttgaaaactaaaaaaaaaaataatatgcaaaaacttgttttattttttggaatttggttaagaaatgaactcttttacttaaaaagatgcaatcatggtaagaaattgagggaaaatagacttaattttctaaaaaaaaaaaaaaaaaaatcacaaccaAATGGTTATCCATTGGGGCCTAAATGTTACTAAATGGAGCCCAAGTTAAtggtatatatattattatgcATAGAATCCAAGCCAAAGATGGAATCATACCGTTAAGCATTCTTCTACAAGTTCCCTACTCCTGGAGTAATCACCACTTCTGAAATACCCAACAGCAAGAAGATAAAGCTTCTCTCTCATCTTCAATGGGCTATCATCACCAGATAGTGCAGCTGCATAATAACAAAATGacagaaaagagagaaaaaaaatgttgaagagTATCAGACAAGCAAATAGCTAACTATAGGTTAACATTGGCACTTTGAAAGCCACATTTTGGAAACtcaaagttaaaagaaaataatagtaGTACAAAAAGATGTCTAATTCCTTGAAATACTGTACCTTCAAGCATTGCGATCCCACGTTGTACATCTTCGGGTTGCCTTGAATGAACAAGTGCCCAAGATAAACGCATAATGCTTTCCTTCAACAGCTCATCAGACGAGCCCTTTTCGGCATCAGCAGCCTCTCTTTCGCAACTCTGCAATGCATCACCATATCAACTTAAAAAGGGGTGCCATTCAAAGAATAATATGAGAGATGacattattaaataaagattaaCAATAAAAAGTTTGACCTTCTACTTTGTAACTAAACAATGGAGAGAAAGGTATGACGAAGTCACGGAGAAAAACAAGAATCTATGGCTCCAATGATAACAGCGACGACAAACTACTGTTTGTGGTTGTTTTCTAAAAAATGTTCTGCAGACTAATTTTTAAAACAGAAACTGTTTCTGatgttttttaattcaaaaactgtttggaaaaatattttcttttattgtaaTTCCATTTACTTCTTTTAcctattaaattaaaaatataacacaTTCAAATCATGCTAAACTTAATAAATATACGATAACTAATtgagaaaacataaaaaaaatgtgaaaacaaATAACTTTCAGTTTTCTGCCACAAATAAGTACATGTCatgaaaaactcttttttaaatctaaaacCCAAAACAATTCTTTAATCTGATTTATAAAAAGACGTAGAATTTTCAGgataaaaatgtatatattttttctttttctgttaaTGAGTATGGATTTTTGAATTGGATTAAGCATACCATAACAAATTTCACTAGACATGTTTATTGGTGCATCAACTGTTGTGCTAGCGTCTGCCATCTAATAGTCTGATacagagagaggaaaaaaaaaaaaggatatggAGATAGCTATCAAGAAGGAGAAAATGCAGGGATAGAAAATCTAGCCTCATAACTCCCACCTAAATGGGCAAGATAAAATGAGTATTCAATAGTCTTGGTGAATGTTTCACAATGATCttgaaatagttaaaattacttttatcaTGTTTAAAATCAATCTGAAACACACTTTTGATCACTGAAAAccaattcaatatttaattttacacttttaaacattttttttcactattattaaaattggtttcgagtgattttgaaaatgataaaagtgatttaaACCATTTCAGAATCACTCCTAAACATGCTATTAGCTAAAGAACCAAGTAAAACTGATGCTTTCGATTAAGCAATGGCATGCTGAAATTTCCATGACAATGGGTTGACCCATGAGTTAGGTGAAGGCAAAAAATTGGTCAAAGCAAAAATTTCAGTAATACCCATGAAAGAAATGGGGGAACCATTCATTAAAATTTAGTTAATGATGTTCAATCTTGCGAAGTAAGAAAAAGAACACGTACCCTAAAACAAGGAGTATATGAGTTTTCGTTAAAATTGGAAATATCAGGACAAAGATGAACAAGTTGAAAGGGGGAAATTTCAAGTTTGAAGTCCAAAAAGCCACAAAgcgcagtttaataacttcatACAAACACCCAATATTCAATAACTGGAAGAATCAACAGAAGTTACAACAAGAATTAGAACACTGTTTTACAATACAAACGCAAAGGATTCATACAAACAcctaaaattcaattaattacacTAACAAATACAGCTCATTAGCGACAAAACAACCTGAATTCGAAAACAAACCGGAATCTAaacaagagaagaaaaatgaagcaaCTAAAAGATGAGTAgcaaaagaaagagaataaacATACGGCAATAACATCGCGATCGCACCATGGTATGTGATCGCCACCGGAGAAGAAACTGGAAACCGAGCTGAAGAATTTGCTGACCTTAGCTTCCATCTTTCTCtgctaatcttcttcttcttcttcgtacTTCGTAGTCGCTATTTCAAGTAACGCGGAACCctgttttatttccttttatttttctacttttatGGAAACCACTAACTAAAGACTTGCAGTGACGTGTTTGTTTCACACGTTTTACCCACAGTTTTTTGGGATgagaattttgtttttgattctCTGATCCAAAgcaagttttgaaaagattaattattttaaatgataaaactgttgaaaatatttttatataacaaaatatcattttttattagtgatagataatgatagatgTCTACCACCATTTATCGTTGTCTATCACGGATtgatagtgatattttgttataaaataaataagttaacttattttactatatttgaaaacaatgcttccaaatataatatatttatattttatgtatactcatattttgaatttaaagttttaaaatgcACAATTGTTTTGAATATAAAACATATTGCAATTAGTAGtacttttaaagttaataattaaatatataacaacatttttaatgaattttaaataaacaaagtTTGTTAGTGATAGACTCCTATTAGCGATATGATTAATTGATGGATTATGAGAGTTGGATCTAaatattgttatatttgtaaattcttTTGTATTGTGCTATATTTGCTAATACTTTAAGtctgattgctatatttgtaactgCCCTTAAAACAAAGAAACATTAGCAAATATAGTATTTTATGTCATAAactcatttatttttgttaaattaaatatgtattatataatatattataaaatatatagtattacaaaataataattacacaAAATTTTAATGTCATAAGTTAAATAATAATGGTTTATGTTCAACCTAATACTTAGTGAGTAACTATAATTGTTTTATAGTTCATAAATATACTATCGAACATATTTTGAgcaaattgtttaaattgaaatttaatttctaaatttattaCTAAACACAGgtatgaaaacatgaaatataactatattttcatttaatcttATTTCAAAGTTCTATTTTTAGATAGCTTACCAAAGCAGAAATCTGAAattagaattttgaaaataaggaaTTCAATGAAATAGAgctatatttcatatttttagttATGTAATTGGTAGTAGATTTAGAAATTGGatttcaatttaaacaattattttaaatgtatttgatactatatttatcaatcataaaactagttgtaGTTACCCACTGAATATGATGTtgattataaattattattaattaattaatgaacacattttatgttaatttttttgcatagttattattttgtaatattatataatttataatacattgcATAATATATAGggctgttttcaaatataaaaaaatgaaccaaaatattttacaaatttagccAAATGTCATTATACGAATAGTGTGACATCCCGAAATTTTGTttgtaatgtaatttcaatattttgtaatatttgagattatttttgaattttggaaatttaattaGATTACTGAGATTCAATTATTGAGAAAgggatgtttcaatttaattgtttaatcataCCGAAATTGTGGGAATTAGActttatgtcacacaaatttaatttgaaattaatgtcaagaattaattttactttggaagggggttatgtcacacaaatttaatttgaaattaatgtcaagaattaattacATTTTGGAAGGGGGCTATgccacacaaatttaatttgaaattaatgtcaagaattaattttattttggaaggaaaggggtgtttcaatttaatggtttaatcgaagggaagttatggaaattggattttaatgtcacacaaattaaatttgaaattaatgtcaagaattagtTTCATTTTGGAATGAATgagtgtttcaatttaatggttCAATCGAATGGAAGTTAtggaaattggacttttaatgtcacacaaatttaatttgaaattaatgtcaagaattaatttcattgtggAAGTGAGTGagttaaattctttgtgaattgaaaattttaagggagaaaaagattaaaagttAGAAGCAGGGTCTGATTGAAAGAAGATTTTGGAGATTGGAATCTTGAGGGTGGTTGTTGCTCAGGCTTCGTTGGGgaattgaattcaaagattgaTTATTGAAGACTGCCACTTGGATCAatatctgaatctagtatcgaggtaagtaatcttactactagaactgcCCACATGCCAGGCAATGTAGTTATGATTTACTGAGGATTTGATGATGGTTTaatgtttatgtatgccttgATGATATGAGGATTTAAAAGACTAGATGCACATATTTGATCtgaggatgatgagatgtatatgtatgttatgggaCTAGGATgacgagatgtatatgtatgttatagaaccatgttatgatacttgtgatgttgagatcgTGATAATGttcttactgattagttagatacccaccagaggttgtgttttccttcgagattcaccaggggttgtgtttccttcgagattcaccagaagTTGTGGGTcatttgggattcaccagaggttgtgggtcctacggtACTTACTAAagatagtgggcatacttaactacagaaGAACAGAACTTAgttttttttcatgtatgtatgtgtcccatgaggactagagaagATTATATGTTTCCACCAGAGGTAGACATCTAGAGGATATaaatgcctagcctgaccccagtagtggggttacttactgagtattttatactcatcctttctcatgtttatgtttcaggtaagggtagggATGCACCGACGAATGACAAGAGCAATCCATGAACGAGCTACTGGGGACCAGTTTtaatgcttccgctcatgttttaagagttcttttatatttttaacttttggtCTTGACATTTGAAACTTATTGTTTGAGATTTGTTTTCCGGCttatttatttccatttatgacttatgggtaccttatcatttgatttttatatttgaatttaatgaagattttttaagttaccttatttatttagcatttatttcactataaaaatgATGTCGTTTTAACTTCTATGCATGCATGCGTctagtaacgacctaacttgAATCTTAGGAAGTCGAGTCGTTACAAATAGACTACTATTATCTATTACTGGtagacagtgatagacactaatagatgtCTACCAGTATCTATCACGGATAGATTGTGacattttgatatatttgaaaatattttcagcaatttgacatttaatacaatttccttaatatatattttactttaaaaattaaactaagtgtataacatgacatattgtatttttaaatgtttttatctttattcaATACAGTTTTTGCATTTTATAACTTAAAATTCAAACTCTagatacaataaaaatataaaaatatatatatttttaaaatttgtactaTTTGGatcacaaattttgaaataacttttagaaatatctAGATTGTCTGccaaatataaaacaaaatttgaattgaCAACCTAACGAACCATTAATAatatgttaattaatatttggagaatttttaaatttgctTGACATAAGTTTCTAATACTTTCTATAAATATGCATAGTATTAATTTTCCATCGAGGAAATTTCTATTGATACGTTTATATTTTCAAGGTTTTAgcattgacatgaggagtgaatCAATGTTTCTATTATATCATAAAATAATCtatgaaacataaaaataataataaaaaactattttcgCCCTAagttttggttttaatttctatttggttctTATGTTTCAAATCTAACACTTTTGCCCTTGAGATTATAATAATGCtcaaatttagtctttatgaTTTGAAAGAAAGACATCTAATCAAGGACTTGAAAACTCTAAAGTGAAAAAATGAgcaaaagaataaaaaacagAAGGCAAAATCAACACAATCAGGTGAGGCTTTAGTAGGGGAAGgattcattcttttatttggATGCTTTAGCTACCTCTAATTAAAGGGTAGAGCTTGAAAATCTAGCAAAGAGCTTTGATTGGGTTCTATACTTTAGGTGTTCTTTTCATATGATATCTAATAAAGATTAGTTTAATACCTACAAGGAAATGGATGGAGGTTCAGTCTACATGGATAACAATAACTCATGTCCTGTGATTGACATTGGCTCAATCCCTCTAATACTAGAAGATGGATTAGTTAAACTACTCAGGAATGTTAGGCACATGCTCaaactaaaaagaaatatgATATCATTGGGCATGCTCGACTCAATAGGCTGTGAATATAGAGGGAAAGGAGGTTAGTGTGAAGTTTGGACAGATTCCAAGCTAGTGCTCAAAGAAGTAAAgataaatgatgtatatgtggTCTAAAGTGTTAAAAAATTGCAATCAACTTTAGTTGTAACACATAAAGAACCTACTGATGGAGATCTATGACACAAAAGACTTGTTCACATTAGTGCTAAAGGTCTACAAGCTCTTGCTAATCAAGACTTATCTAAAGGAGTCCAGCAAGACCTATCTTTCTATGAACATTATGTGGTAGGGAAAGCTACATGGCAGAGTTTGTCAAAGCTCAATATACAACCAAAGCAATCTCTGACTATATACACTCTAACCTTTGGGGTCCTTCACCAATTCCATATCTAAGTGGGTGTCAGTTACTTTCTAACCTTTACTGGCGATTTTTCTAGGCAAAGTTggatatactttcttaaaactaaagattttATTTGAGAAATTTAAAGAATGAAAAACAATGGTTGAAAACAGTCATGCTGTCAAATTAAATGCCTTAAAATAGATAATGGGCTTGAGTTTTGTGTAGAAGAGTTGAACAATTTTTGCAAAGAACATGAAATTCTCAGACTTAGAAACGTGAGGTATATACCTCAACAAAGTGGGGTGGTGAAGAGGCTGAATAGAACTATACTTAAAAGAGTAAGAAATCTTTTATCAGATGCCATCCTACTAGAGAAATATTAGAGATTGAAGCTGCCTCTTATACAGTCTACACACTCAATAGATGTCCTCATGTATCTCTTGACTTACTAACACCTGAAGAGAAGTGGACCACACACTCTTTTAACCTAAGCAACCTAATGGTTTTTGGGTGCATTGATTTTGTTCATCAGAATAAAGGTAAATTGAATGCCCGAGCTACTAAATATATGTTTGTGGGATTCACTGAAGGTGTGAAAGGGTTCATATTTTGACAACCAACTGAAAGAAAGTGTATAACCAACAAGAATGTAGTTTTAAGGGAAAATGAATTGTTTATGTAGAAAAACAATGCCTCTACTCAAACCCCTAAAGAGTTGACTGATAAAATTGAGATGGAGCACTCATTCATTCCTAATTCAACACACTCTAGCTTAAACTCTAGAAACACCAGTGATGTAATATCTcaatatgaagaagaaaaggaagagacAAAAACTGAAACAGAGCTAGAGGGACTAAACCTAAGGAACTACTTCTTAGCTAGAGATAGGTAAATGAGAACTATAGTACCACTTATAGGTATAAAGATGACTACATTAACCTAGCATTGAATGCTTAAGAAGAAATGAGTGACCTAGAACCATCCATATTTGAGGAGGTAGTAAGTTGTGCTAATGAAGAAAGTGGATAGAAGCTATGAATGAGGAGGTTGAATCCCTAAATAAGAATGAAACTTGGGACCTAGTTCTTCTACCTAAGGGATGTAAACCTATTGCATTTAAATGGGTCTACAAGTATAAAGAAGGCATCCTTAATGTACAAAAACCTAGATTTAGCTAGGTTGGTGGCTAAGGGATTCACTCAGAGATAGGGGTGGATCACAACGAAATTTTCTCACCAGTAGTGAAACAAGCCTCAATCAGAATGCTTCTCTCATTGGTGGCACAACAGAACCTAGAGCTAGATCAACTTGATGTTAAAACAACCTTTCTTCATGGCTACTTGGAAAATACCATATACATGAGTAAACTTAAAGGTTACTAAGCTAAGGGGAAAGAAGATAACTACTACCTACTTAAAAAGTCCATCTATGGATTAAAGCAATCCTTAAGATGCTGGAATAAAATTTTTGATGAGTTTATTCTAAagattggatttctaaaaagcTCATATGATAGTTGTGTTTACTTCAATTCTAAATCCTTTAAGAATCCAGTCTATTTGATACTATATGTAAAAGACATGCTTCTATCAGGAAGCTTCAAGAAGGAGTTAAAACAAGTAAAAGACCTCCTAAAATCAGAACTTGAAATGAAAGACATGAGATATGCTAAAAGTATATTGGGCATAGAcatagaaaaaatagaaaagataaaaaattatACATCAGTCAAATCAAATATTGTGAGAAACTAATTCAGAAATCTCATATGATAGAAGCCAAAACAGTAATCACTCCCATTGCTTAGCAT comes from Benincasa hispida cultivar B227 chromosome 2, ASM972705v1, whole genome shotgun sequence and encodes:
- the LOC120070676 gene encoding mitochondrial fission 1 protein A-like isoform X2 translates to MSCEREAADAEKGSSDELLKESIMRLSWALVHSRQPEDVQRGIAMLEAALSGDDSPLKMREKLYLLAVGYFRSGDYSRSRELVEECLTIAPDWRQARTLKKSIEDRITKDGVIGIGIAATAVGLLAGGIAAAVSRKK
- the LOC120070676 gene encoding mitochondrial fission 1 protein A-like isoform X1 → MEAKVSKFFSSVSSFFSGGDHIPWCDRDVIASCEREAADAEKGSSDELLKESIMRLSWALVHSRQPEDVQRGIAMLEAALSGDDSPLKMREKLYLLAVGYFRSGDYSRSRELVEECLTIAPDWRQARTLKKSIEDRITKDGVIGIGIAATAVGLLAGGIAAAVSRKK